In one Cervus canadensis isolate Bull #8, Minnesota chromosome 22, ASM1932006v1, whole genome shotgun sequence genomic region, the following are encoded:
- the HRH1 gene encoding histamine H1 receptor, with amino-acid sequence MTCPNSSCVFEDKMCEGNKTASANDAQMMPLAVVLSTISLVTVGLNLLVLYAVRSERKLHTVGNLYIVSLSVADLIVGAVVMPMNILYLLMSRWSLGRPLCLFWLSMDYVASTASIFSVFILCIDRYRSVQQPLKYLRYRTKTRASVTILAAWFLSFLWIIPILGWRRFRPETPEPRGDKCETDFYNVRWFKIMTAIINFYLPTLLMLWFYAKIYKAVRQHCQHRELINGSLPSFSDVKMKPENLQVGAKKPGKESPWEILKRKPKDTEGGPVLKPPPQEPKEVTSLGVFSQEKDGEPGKFYCFPLDTVQTQPEAEGSGRGYAAIDQSQTRLEMGEQGLSMPGANEALEDQILGDSQSFSRTDSDTPAEPTPGKRKSPSESSTGLEYIKFTWKRLRSHSRQYVSGLHMNRERKAAKQLGFIMAAFIICWIPYFIFFMVIAFCESCCNQHVHMFTIWLGYINSTLNPLIYPLCNENFKKTFKKILHIRS; translated from the coding sequence ATGACCTGTCCCAACTCCTCCTGTGTCTTCGAAGACAAGATGTGTGAGGGGAATAAGACCGCCTCTGCCAACGATGCCCAGATGATGCCCCTGGCGGTGGTCCTGAGCACCATCTCCTTGGTCACGGTGGGACTCAACCTGCTGGTCCTGTATGCTGTGCGCAGCGAGCGGAAACTCCACACGGTGGGGAACCTCTACATCGTCAGCCTCTCGGTGGCCGATCTGATCGTGGGGGCGGTCGTCATGCCCATGAACATCCTCTACCTCCTCATGTCTAGGTGGTCCCTGGGGCGCCCTCTCTGCCTCTTCTGGCTTTCCATGGACTATGTGGCCAGCACGGCGTCCATCTTCAGCGTCTTCATCTTGTGCATCGACCGCTACCGCTCCGTGCAACAGCCCCTCAAGTACCTGCGGTACCGTACCAAGACCCGAGCATCCGTCACGATCCTAGCCGCCtggtttctctccttcctctggaTTATCCCCATTCTGGGCTGGCGTCGCTTCCGGCCGGAGACCCCAGAGCCCCGGGGGGACAAGTGTGAGACGGACTTCTACAACGTCAGGTGGTTCAAAATCATGACCGCTATCATCAACTTCTACCTGCCCACCTTGCTCATGCTCTGGTTCTATGCTAAGATCTACAAAGCCGTGCGGCAACACTGCCAGCACCGGGAGCTCATCAACGggtccctcccctccttctctgACGTGAAGATGAAGCCGGAGAACCTCCAGGTGGGCGCTAAGAAACCGGGGAAGGAGTCCCCCTGGGAGATTCTCAAAAGGAAGCCGAAAGACACCGAGGGTGGACCGGTCTTGAAGCCACCACCCCAAGAGCCAAAGGAGGTGACATCTCTAGGTGTCTTCAGCCAAGAGAAGGATGGAGAACCGGGAAAATTCTACTGCTTCCCACTTGACACTGTGCAGACGCAGCCGGAGGCAGAGGGGAGTGGCAGGGGCTACGCAGCCATCGACCAGAGCCAGACCCGGCTCGAGATGGGTGAGCAGGGCCTGAGCATGCCTGGAGCTAATGAGGCCTTAGAGGATCAGATCCTAGGTGACAGCCAGTCCTTCTCCCGGACAGACTCGGACACCCCCGCAGAGCCGACACCTGGGAAACGCAAGTCGCCAAGCGAGTCTAGCACAGGCCTGGAGTACATCAAGTTCACTTGGAAGAGGCTCCGCTCGCATTCAAGACAGTACGTGTCTGGGTTGCACATGAACCGAGAGCGGAAGGCCGCCAAGCAGTTGGGTTTTATCATGGCGGCCTTCATCATCTGCTGGATTCCTTACTTCATCTTCTTCATGGTCATTGCCTTCTGTGAGAGCTGCTGTAACCAGCATGTGCACATGTTCACCATCTGGCTGGGTTACATCAACTCCACGCTGAACCCCCTCATCTACCCCTTGTGCAATGAGAACTTCAAGAAGACCTTCAAGAAAATTCTGCACATTCGTTCCTAG